CGCCAGCGGTGAGTTCATCGCGGCCGCCGTGGAAGCAGGGCTGTCCAGCTCCGGGATCGACGTTTATGACGCCGGGGTACTTCCGACCCCGGCCGCGGCCTATCTGGTGGCGGACCTGGACGCGGATTTTGGCGTGATGATTTCCGCCTCGCACAACCCCGCCCCGGACAACGGCATCAAGTTCTTCGCCCGCGGCGGCCAGAAACTCCCTGACGCCGTGGAAGACGCCATCGAGGAACAGCTCAGCAAAGAGCCTTTCCGCCCGATTGGGGGAGAGGTCGGCCGGATCCAGCGCTTCTCCGACGCTGAAGACCGCTACATCGTGCACCTGCTGGGCACGCTCCCGCACCGCCTGGACGGGCTAAAAGTGGTGCTGGACTGTGCCCATGGTGCGGCGAGCGGCTGTTCCCCCCAGGTCTTCAAGGATGCCGGCGCCGACGTAATTGTCATCGGTGCCGAACCGGATGGCCTCAACATCAACGACGGCGTCGGTTCCACCCACCTGGGGCCGCTCAAGCAAGCGGTCCTGGAACACGGCGCAGACCTGGGCATTGCCCACGACGGCGACGCCGACCGCTGCCTGGCAGTGGACCACGAAGGCGGCGAAGTCGACGGCGATGAGATCATGGCCATCCTCGCCGTGGCCCTGAAGGCTTCGGGCAAGCTCAAGGACGACGTCCTGGTGGCGACCGTGATGAGCAACCTCGGACTCAAGATCGCACTGCGCGAGGCCGGCATCACCCTGCTCGAAACCGGCGTGGGCGACCGCTACGTCCTGGAAGGGATGCGCGAAGGTGGCTTCAACCTCGGCGGCGAGCAGTCCGGCCACGTCATCTTTGCCGACCACGCCACCACAGGCGACGGCGTACTCACCGGCCTGCAGATTGCCGCCCAGGTCGCCCTCACGGGCCGCCCGCTGAAGGAACTGGCCGCGGTGATGACCAAACTTCCACAGGTCCTGATCAACGTCAGGGGCGTGGACCGCACCCGGGTCAAGGGCGACGACGCCGTGGCGGAGGCCGTGGCCCTCGCTGAGGCCGAGCTCGGCGACACCGGCCGCGTGCTCCTGCGCCCCTCCGGGACCGAACCGGTGGTGCGCGTCATGGTTGAAGCAGCGTCGCAGGAAACCGCCCAGGACGTCGCGGAACGCCTGGCGCAGGTGGTTCGGACCGAGCTGGCTTTGGAGCTCGTCGCGGACTGAACCGGGCCCACAACTGACATAACAATGGCGCGTCCCCTCGGACGCGCCATTGTTATGTGCCGGGGTTGTTACCGGGCGCGCTCTGTCCGGAGGGCGTCGCGGATTTCGGTGAGCAGGGCGATTTGCGGATCCTCGGCCGCTTCTTCCTTGACGTCCGCGTTGATGCCGAGGCGGCGGTTGCGCCGTTCGATCATGTGGTTCATGGGCACCACAACAACGAAGTAGATGGCAGCCGCGACCAGGAGGAAGTTGACGATCGCCGTCAGCAACACCCCAAACTTAATGTCGTTGCCGTTCAGGGTGACGACGGCGAAGCTGTCGAAATTGGGCGAACCGACCAGGCCTGCGATGAACGGCATGAGGACGCTCTGGACCAATGCCGTTACCACGGCGCCAAATGCGGCACCGATGACGACTGCGACGGCAAGGTCGACGACGTTGCCCTTGAGAATGAAGTTCTTGAATCCGGTTAGCATGCCCCCACGCTAGCCCAGCCGCGTGAACGCCCTGTGTCGCGGAGGTAAGTATTGCGGTCCGTGTCGTGCCGTTACAGGGCCGTCACAGGTAGGCCGGGGCCGCCTCGAGTCCGAAGTACTCCTCGAGGGTCGCGACGCCCCGGGTGTTCATGTCGGTTGCCGCCTCCACGCCCACGAAGCGAAGGTGCCAGGGCTCGTAGTAGTAGCCGGTGATCTCATGGAACATCCAGGGGTAGCGGACCACGAAGCCGAACAGGTGGGCATTGGCTTTCGCCCAAACCGCGGCCGGCTGGTTGGCGAACGCCGGAGTGAAGCTGTCCCGGCCGCTGCCGTCGCCGATGTCGAAGGACCAGCCCGTCTGGTGTTCCGAATAGCCTGGCCGCGCGGAGGCGGTGTCCGCCGCGGCTTGGCCCTCCGTGTTCACCCACCTGTTATAGGTCGCGATCTGGGTGGTGAAGGAACGGTAGCCGCTCGCGAGGGTCAGGACGACGCCGCCGCCCGCTGCCGCCGCGAACATCTCTTCCGCCGCTCCCGCCGTCGTGCTGTTGAGCAGTGCCGCTTCACCCGAGGTGGCCAAACGCACGCGGGGCTGGACGAGGTCGGCCGGGACGAAAGCGGCGGGGGCGAGCGGACGGTGCTTGTTCACCACCACCCAGGGGCTCGCCGGGTCGGTGAGGGAGTGGCGGGCCGCGGGAGCGGCAGTGGGAGGCGCCGGGGCCGGCGGGGCCGTCGCGGTGGGACTGCCCGGCATGGGCCCAGCGGACGGCGTGGCGGACGCCGTCGTGGTGTTGCCCGCCGACGTCAGTGACGTGGAGGCCGGGGCCGACGGCGTCAGCCCGGACCCCTCCGGGGTGCAGGCGCTCAGGGCTGCGAGTCCGGTTCCTGCCAGCAGCAGGCGGTTGAAGGCCCGCCTGCCGGGCGTGCCGGGGGTGGTCTCCGCCGCCACCGGCCGTTTCCCGGAACCGTCGTGGCACACGTGTGCTAGACCTTGCGCAGCAGCATACGACGAATGGAGTGGTCGGAGTCCTTGGTGAGGACCAGCTGCGCCCGCCCGCGGGTGGGCAGCACGTTCTCCTCAAGGTTCGGCTCGTTGATGCGCTTCCAGATCTCGCGGGCTGTCTGTTCCGCTTCGGCGTCCGAGAGCGTGGCGTAGCGGTGGAAGTAGGAGTCCGGCTGCGCGAACGCCGTGGTCCGAAGTTTGCGGAAGCGGTCCACGTACCACTCCTCAATGTAGGACGTTTTGGCATCAACATAGATGGAAAAATCGAAGAAGTCACTCAGGGCCAGGCCCTGCCGGCCGTCATGCCGCGGCCGGGCCGGCGCCAGGACGTTCAGCCCCTCGACGATCAGCACGTCGGGGCGGCGCACCACCACTTCCTTGCCGGGAACGATGTCATAGGTCACATGGGAGTACCAGGGCGCCCGGACCTCCTCCGCGCCGCCTTTGATTTCGCTCACAAAGCGCAGCAGGGCCCGGCGGTCATAGGACTCGGGGAATCCTTTGCGTTCGAGCAGTTGGCGCCGCTTGAGTTCCGCCAGCGGGTAGAGGAAACCGTCCGTGGTGATGAGCTCAACATTGGGGGTGCCGGGCCAGCGGCGGAGCATCTCGCGGAGCACACGGGCGATGGTCGACTTGCCCACAGCCACCGAGCCGGCGACGCCGATCACAAACGGGGTGCGCTGGGTCTGCTCGCCCAGGAAGGTGGTGGTGGCCGCATGAAGCTGGCCTGCCGCCTCGACATACAGGTGCAGCAGCCGTGACAAGGGGAGATAGACCTCGCGGACTTCCTTCATATCCAAGGGATCGCCGAGGCCGCGGAGACGAAGCACGTCCTCCTCGTTGAGGGGTTGCTCCATCTGGGCAGCGAGCCGGGACCAGGTCTGCCGGTCCAGCTCCACGAACGGGGAGACGCCGTCGCCGTTCGCTTCATTGCGTTGCAAAGTCACCCTAGAGATTCTGCCCTCCGCCGGGCCGAGAGCGAAATGCGCGGTCCTGTCTGGGCGCCAGGTGGGCCCCGTGCGGGCGGCGGGCGGCACGTTGTGGCCGTTCATCCTACGTCCGCTGTCCTGGAAACCCGCTAGGCTTGAGTCCATGTGTGGAATCGTTGGATATGTGGGCCACTCCGCTGGCCGGGTAAATACTGGACACAATGCCCTGGACGTTGTCCTTGAGGGACTGCGGCGCCTGGAATACCGGGGCTACGACTCTGCAGGCATCGCCGTCGTGGCGGACGGCACAATTTCGTCCCGCAAGAAGTCGGGCAAACTGAGCAACCTGATTGCCGAACTCGAGGCCAACCCGCTGCCGGAATCGCTGACCGGCATCGGTCACACGCGCTGGGCGACCCACGGCGGACCGACGGACCGGAACGCCCACCCACATCTCGCCGATGAGGGCAAGCTGGCTGTCATCCACAACGGAATCATCGAAAACTTCGCCGAGCTCAAGCTGGAGCTCGTGCGCAAGGGAGTGACATTCCTCTCCGAGACTGACACCGAAGTTGCCGCCGCGCTCCTGGGCGACATCTACCGGAACCAGCTCCAGGGCGACCCCTCGAAGGGCGGCCTCACCAAGGCCATGCAGCTTGCCTGCCAGCGCCTCGAAGGCGCCTTCACCCTCCTCGCCGTGCACGCGGACCAGCCCGACGTCGTCGTGGCGGCCCGCCGCAACTCCCCGCTCGTCGTCGGCCTCGGCGACGGCGAGAACTTCCTCGGCTCCGACGTCTCCGGCTTCATCGACTACACACGCCGCGCCGTTGAACTCGGCCAGGACCAGATCGTCACCATCACCGCCGACACCGTGGAAATCACCGACTTCTACGGCGCCCCGGCCGAAGGCAAGGAATACCACGTCAACTGGGATCCGGCCTCGGCGGAAAAGGGGGGCTTCCCGTCCTTCATGGAAAAGGAAATCCACGACCAGCCGGACGCCGTCCTGCAGACCCTGCTGGGCCGCTCGGACATCAACGGCAAGCTGACCCTCGACGAGCTCCGGGTTGACCCTGAACTGCTCAAGAACGTCGACAAGATCATCGTCCTGGCCTGCGGAACCTCCGCCTACGCCGGCCAGGTCGCCAAGTACGCGATCGAGCACTGGTGCCGGATCCCCACGGAAGTGGAGCTCTCCCACGAATTCCGCTACCGCGACCCGATCGTGGACGAGAACACCCTGATCGTCTCAATCTCCCAGTCCGGCGAGACCATGGACACCCTGATGGCCGTCCGCTACGCCAAGGAACAGGGCGCCAAGACGGTCTCGATCTGCAACACCAACGGCTCCACGATCCCGCGCGAATCCGACGCCGTGCTCTACACCCACGCCGGCCCGGAAATCGCCGTCGCCTCCACAAAGGCCTTCCTGGCGCAGATCACGGCCGCCTACCTCCTGGGCCTCTACCTGGCCCAGTTGCGCGGCAACAAGTTCCAGGGTGAGATCAAGGACATCCTCGCGGACCTCAACAAGATCCCGGCCAAGATCCAGCAGATCCTCGACAACGAGGCGCAGATCAAGGAGCTCGGCCAGTCCATGGCCGACGCCAAGTCAGTGCTGTTCCTGGGCCGCCACGTCGGCTTCCCGGTGGCGATGGAGGGCGCGCTCAAGCTCAAGGAGCTCGCCTACATCCACGCCGAGGGCTTTGCTGCCGGTGAACTCAAGCACGGCCCGATTGCGCTGATCGAGGAAGGCCAGCCCGTGTTCGTGGTGGTTCCCTCGCCCCGCGGCCGCGACTCACTGCACGCCAAGGTGGTCTCCAACATCCAGGAAGTCCGGGCACGCGGCGCCAAGACGATCGTGATTGCGGAGGAAGGCGACGAGGCCGTCAAGGCCTACGCCGAGCACGTCTTCTACATCCCGGAGACCCCGACGCTGCTGGCCCCGCTGCTCAGCACGGTCCCGCTGCAGATCTTTGCCCTTGCCCTGGCCTCCGCCAAGGGCTACGACGTCGACCAGCCTCGCAACCTGGCCAAGAGCGTGACCGTAGAATAACGCCATGATTGTTGGCATTGGCGTAGACGTCGTAGACATTGAACGGTTCGGCCGGCAGCTGGAGCGCACCCCCGGGCTGCGCGACCGGCTGTTCGTCCCCGCGGAGCGCGAACTGAACACCCGCTCCCTGGCTGCCCGGTTCGCCGCCAAGGAGGCAGTGGCCAAGGTCCTCGGCGCTCCGGCCGGCATGAACTGGCAGGACTGCTGGATCGGGCTGGACCAGAACGGGCCCACCGTCCAGGTCAAGGGCACGGTGCTGGCCGTCGCGGAGTCGAAGGGTGTCAAACGCTGGCATCTGTCGATGAGCCACGACGGCGGCATTGCCACGGCGACGGTCATCGCCGAAGGCTGAGCTGTACACGCCTGACAAGAGCCGGACTTCCCCAGCGACAGCACCGCGAATGGACTGAAACCATGATCAGCGCCTACACCGGAACCCAGGTACGAACAGCTGAAGAGCCGTTCCTCCTGGAGGACGGTGTGGGCGCTGTTCTTATGCAGCGGGCCGCGTACGGGCTGGCCAACGCCGTCGTCCGCGAAGTCCGGGCCCGCGGCGGCCGCCTCTACGGCGCCAGTGTCACGGTGCTCGCCGGCAAGGGCAACAACGGCGGGGACGGGCTGTTCGCGGCCGCCATGCTGGCCCGCCGCGGCATGAGGACGACGGCGGTACTCACCGCGGGGGAGGCCCACCCGGACGGACTCGCAGCCTTCCAAGCCGCCGGCGGCCGGGTGCTCCGCCTGACGCCGGAGAACGTCGCCGTTGCGGCGGCGGCAGCCGCCGGAGCCGGGGTCGTCATCGACGCGGTCCTCGGCACCGGCGCGCAGGGCGGACTCCGCGGCCCCGCCGCGGCGCTGATCGATGCCCTGACAGGGGCGCCAGGACACTCGCACTCCGGCCTCGTGGTGGCCTGCGACATCCCCAGCGGCGTGGACGCCGATACCGGCGTTGCCCACGCCCCCGTGCTCGGCGCGGACATCACCGTGACGTTCGGGGCGGCAAAAGCCGGTCTGCTGGCCGACCCGGGTGCGGACTTCGCCGGCCGCGTCCAGGTCATTCCGATCGGGATCGAGGCTGCCCTTGCGGAACCGGCCCTGCGCCGCTTCGAGGCCGAGGACCTGTCCGCGCTCCTGCCCCATCCCGCACGGCGCTCCCACAAGTACTCCCGCGGCGTCCTGGGCGTCGTGGCCGGCTCGCAGCAGTATCCCGGGGCCGCCGTGCTGGCGTGCCGCGGCGCGCTGGCCTCCGGGGTGGGCATGGTGCGTTACCTCGGCCCGCCGGACGTCGCCGACCTGGTCCGCCGGTCCTGCCCGGAGGTCGTGTGCGGCTCCGGCAGTGCCGCGGATACCCACGTCCAGGCCTGGCTCCTGGGGCCGGGCCTCGATGAGCAGGCCCACGAGCAGCTGGCGCGCGTCCGTGACGCCGCGGCCACCGGGCTTCCCGTCGTGGCCGATGCCGGGGCCCTGCCGGCCCTGCCCCTCGCTCTCGCCCCGCAGTTCGTGCTGACGCCGCACGCCGGAGAACTTGCCGCCCTGCTGGCCCGCTACGGCGCAGAACCCGGCCGACCCGAGGTGGAGGACGCGACCCTCGCGGCCGTCCGGCGTGCCGGTGAGCTGACCGGCGCCACCGTGCTGCTCAAGGGCGCCACGACTCTGGTGGCCGCGCCGTCGGGTACCGTCTTCAGCCAGGCCGAGGCGACTCCCTGGCTGGCGACGGCCGGCAGCGGCGATGTCCTGGCGGGTGTGCTCGGGTCCCTGCTGGCGCAGCTGGCCGGAAACTCCGGGGCGTTCGCCGCCTATGGCATCCCTGCCGCCGACCGCTGGGCCGCCATCGCGGCGCTGGCCGCCAGCGTCCACGGCCGGGCCGGAAGCCGCGCCTCGCGCGGCGGTCCGGTGACGGCGTCGGACGTGGCGAAATCCGTCCGGGAGGTCATGACAAAGGTGTAACAAAGGCGCGCGCCAGTGCGCCGAGTCAATTAGTAACCCTACTTACAAGTAGTCTGTCTAGAGAATTTTCGCGACGCACGAGGAGTACACATGGAAGTCTGGCCCGGAACGGCTTACCCGCTGGGAGCCACCTTTGACGGCACCGGCACCAATTTTGCCCTGTTCAGCGAACGCGCCGAGCGGGTGGAGCTGTGCATCCTTGCTGATGATTTGAGCGAGACGCGGATCGAGCTGACCGAGGTGGACGGCTACGTGTGGCACTGCTACCTGCCGCACATCCAGCCGGGACAGAAGTACGGCTACCGGGTCCACGGCCCGTACGAACCCGAGCACGGCAACCGCTTCAACCCCAACAAATTGCTGATGGACCCCTACGCCAAAGCCGTCCAGGGCCAGATCGACTGGGACCCGGCGCTCTTCACCTACGAATTCGGCGACCCCGACTCCCGCAACGACGCCGACTCGGCGCCGCACACCATGCACGGCGTGGTCATCAACCCGTTCTTCGAGTGGGACGGCGACCGCCAGCTGCGGATCCCCTACCACCAGTCGGTCATCTACGAGGCCCACGTCAAGGGCCTGACCGAGCTGCATCCGGAGGTCCCCGAAGAGCAGCGCGGCACCTATGCCGGCGTCTCGCACCCGGCGGTGATCGACCACCTGAAGAAGCTGGGCGTCACCGCGATCGAACTGATGCCCGTGCACCAGTTCGTCAACGACGGCACGCTCGAGGAGAAGGGCCTCACCAACTACTGGGGCTACAACACGATCGGCTTCTTCGCCCCGCAGAACACCTACAGCTCCTCCGGTGATGTCGGGCACCAGGTCCAGGAATTCAAGGCCATGGTCCGCGATCTGCACAAGGCCGGCATCGAGGTGATCCTGGACGTCGTCTACAACCACACCGCGGAAGGCAACCACCTCGGCCCCACACTGTCCTTCAAGGGCATCGACAACCAGGCCTACTACCGGCTGGTCGACGACGACCTGAAGCACTACATGGACTACACCGGCACCGGAAACTCCCTCAACGTCCGGCACCCGCACTCCCTCCAGCTGCTGATGGACTCCCTGCGCTACTGGGTGACGGAAATGCACGTCGACGGCTTCCGCTTCGACCTCGCCTCCACCCTGGCCCGCGAGTTCTACGACGTCGACAAGCTGTCCACCTTCTTCGAACTCATCCAGCAGGACCCGATTGTCTCCCAGGTCAAGCTGATCGCCGAGCCGTGGGACATCGGCCCGGGCGGCTACCAGGTGGGCAACTTCCCGCCGCAGTGGACTGAATGGAACGGCAAATACCGCGACACGGTCCGCGACTTCTGGCGCGGCGAGCCCTCGACCCTGGGCGAGTTCGCTTCCCGCCTGACCGGCTCGGCCGACCTCTACGAAAGCTCGGCCCGGCGCCCGGTGGCCTCGATCAACTTCGTCACGGCCCACGACGGCTTCACCATGCGCGACCTCGTGTCCTACAACGAGAAGCACAACGACGCCAACGGCGAAGGCAACAACGACGGCGAATCGCACAACCGCTCCTGGAACTGCGGCGAGGAAGGGGACACGGACAACGACCACGTCCTGACCCTCCGCGCCCGCCAGCAGCGCAACTTCATCGCGACCCTGCTGCTCTCACAGGGTGTCCCGATGCTCCTGCACGGCGACGAACTCGGCCGCACCCAGCAGGGCAACAACAACACCTACTGCCAGGACTCCGAACTGAGCTGGATCCACTGGGACGCGATGGACCAGCCGCTGGTGGAGTTCACCGCCGTCGTCAACAAGATCCGCCACGACCACCCGACCTTCCGGCGCAGCCGCTTCTTCGACGGCCGCCCCGTGCGCCGTGGCGAGGGCGAGAAGCTGCCGGACATCGTCTGGCTGAAGACGGACGGCACCGAAATGCTCCCGGAGGACTGGGACAGCGGCTTCGGCCGGACCATCGGTGTGTTCTACAACGGCCACGGCATCCAGGAGCAGGACTCCCGCGGGCGCCGGATCACGGACGACAGTTTCGTGCTGTGCTTCAACGCCCACGACGACGACGTGGACTTTGGGCTGCCGACCGAGGAGTACTCACGGTTCTGGGACGTGCTGGTGGACACCGCGGACCAGGCCGACACTGAGGAACCGCTCAAGGCCGGCTCTGTGGTGAAGCTGGCGGCGAAGTCGATGGTGGTGCTCCGGGCACACTCCGGCCCCGAGGTGGAAGTTGACTACTCCGCGGCCGCTTCGCTGGCTTCCATGGCCGAGCACGAGGAAGCCCACGAGGAGATGGCGGAGGCCCAGGAGGAGGCCGCCGCAACCAGCGCCGCGAAAGCTACCGCTAAATGAGGACCCCCGTTTCCACCTACCGGCTGCAGATCCGGCCCGGCTTCACCCTGCAGGATGCTGCCGGGACCGTGCCCTACCTGAAGTCGCTCGGCGTGGACTGGATCTACCTCTCGCCGATCCTGACCGCGGAAAAGGGCTCGGACCACGGCTATGACGTCACCGACCCCTCCGCGATCGACCCGGACCGCGGTGGCGCCGAGGGCCTCGCCGCCGCGTCACGGGCGGCGCGGGAGGCCGGCATGGGCGTGCTGGTCGACATCGTGCCCAACCACGTCGGCGTCGCCACCCCCGCGCAGAACCCGTGGTGGTGGTCCCTGCTCAAGGAGGGACAGGAGTCCCGCTACGCCGCGGCGTTCGACGTTGACTGGGACTTCGGCGGCGGCAGAGTCCGGATCCCCGTGCTGGGGGAGGACTCCGACGTCGACGCCCTGGAAATCACGGACGGGGAGCTGCGGTACTACGACCACCGCTTCCCGCTCGCCGAGGGCAGCTTCACCGCAGGTGACTCCACTGCCGATGACCCACGCGAGGTCCACGACCGGCAGCACTACGAGCTGATCGGCTGGCGCCGGGCAGACACCGACCTGAACTACCGCCGGTTCTTCGCCGTCAACAGCCTCGCCGGCATCCGGGTGGAGCTCCCCGAGGTCTTCGACGAGGCCCACGCCGAGATCGTCCGCTGGTTCGACGAGGGCCTGGTCGACGGGCTCCGGATCGACCACCCGGACGGACTGGCCGACCCGGAAGGTTACCTGCGCCGGCTCCGCGAGGTCACCGGAGGCAGCTACCTGCTGATCGAGAAGATCCTCGAACCGGGGGAGGAACTCCCGGCCGGCTTCGACTGCGACGGGACCACCGGTTACGACGCCCTCGCGGACGTGGACCGGCTCTTCGTCGACCCCGCCGGGCAGGCAACCCTCGACGCCCTCGACACCGAGCTGCGCGGCGGCCAGGCCGCGGACTACGAGGACATGATCCGGGGCACCAAGCGCCGGATCACGGACGGGATCCTGCACTCCGAGATGCTCCGGCTGGCCCGGCTGGTGCCGTCCGGCACGGGACTCAGCATCGGCCAGGCCGCGGACACCCTGTCGGAGATCATCGCCGCCTTCCCGGTCTACCGCAGCTACCTGCCCGAGGGCGCTGACGTCCTGAAGGAGGCGTGCGAACTCGCCGTCCGCCGTCGTCCTGAGCTGGCAGGCGCCGTCGGGCTGCTGCTGCCGTTGCTGCTCGACGCCGGTCCGGCGGACGGTGCCGAACTCGGCCGCCGCTTCCAGCAGACCTCCGGCATGGTCATGGCCAAGGGTGTGGAGGACACCGCCTTCTTCCGCTACACCCGGCTGGGCACCCTGACGGAGGTCGGGGCCGACCCGACCGAGTTCTCGGTCACGCCGGACGAGTTCCATCGCCGGATGACGCGCCGCCAGGCCGAAACCCCGCTGTCCATGACCACGCTGAGCACCCATGACACCAAACGCAGCGAGGACACCCGTGCCCGGATCTCCGTGCTCGCGGAGCTGGCCCCGGAATGGCGGGCCGCCCTGGCCCGGCTGCAGGAACTGGCGCCGCTGCCCGACGGACCGCTGGCCAACCTGCTGTGGCAGGCCATTGCCGGTGCCTGGCCCGCGGACCGTGAGCGGCTGCAGTCGTATGCGCAGAAGGCGGCCCGCGAGGCCGGCAACTCGACCGACTGGCTGGACCCGGACGCCGCCTTCGAGGAGAAGCTGGCCGCCGCCGTCGACGCGGCCTTTGACAACCCTGACGTCCGGGCGGAACTGGAATCCCTCGTGGAGCTCCTGGCACCGTACGGTGCCGTCAATTCGCTCGGCGCCAAGCTGGTGCAGCTGACCATGCCGGGAGTCCCCGACGTCTACCAGGGCACCGAGTTCTGGGACCGCTCGCTGACCGATCCGGACAACCGGCGGCCGTTTGACTACGGTGCGCGGTGCGCCGCCCTGGCCGCGCTCGACGCCGGCGAACGTCCGGCGTCGTACACCGACGAGTCGGTGAAACTCCTGGTCACCTCGCGGGCTTTGCGCCTGCGCCGCGACCGGCCCGAACTTTTCACCGGCTACACGCCGGTTGCGGCCACCGGGGCAGCGGCCGGGCACCTGATCGGCTTTGACCGCGGCAGCGCAGGGGCCGCCGGCGCCGTGACTCTCGCTACCCGGCTGCCCCGCGGACTGGAGCAGCAGGGCGGCTGGCGGGACACCGCCGTCGTCCTTGCCTCTGCGATGACGGATGAACTGACCGGTGCCACGTTTGGCCCCGGCGCCGTGGAGCTGGCCGCGATTCTGGCCAGCTACCCGGTGGCCCTGCTGGTTCCTGCCCAGCACTGATTGAACCACCGAACGCGAACGGAAAGCTGTGATCACTGTGCCTGCCGATGGAAATGACCGCTTTGACCTCTGGGCGCCGGAAGCGGGCACCGTGACGCTGCTGGCCGGCGGCCGGCAGTATCCGATGACCCGCCGGCCCGACGGCGGGGCTGGTGGTGGCGCAGGCGGTGGTGGCGCAGGCGGTGACGGCTGGTGGACCGCGCCGGGCGCCCCTGCCCCGGTCTCCGGGGACGTCGACTACGGCTACCTCCTCGACGGGGACACCACACCCCTTCCTGATCCGCGGTCCCGCCGGCAGCCAGCCGGCGTCCACGCCCTCTCGCGGACGTTCGATGCCGGGAGCCACCAGTGGGCCGACAGCCAGTGGAAGGGCCGCGGGCTGCAGGGCGCCGTGATCTACGAGCTGCACCTGGGCACCTTCACCCCCGAGGGGACCCTCGATGCGGCCATCGGGAAGCTGGACTACCTCGTGGAGCTCGGCATTGACTTCGTGGAGCTGCTGCCCGTGAACGGCTTCAACGGGACGCACAACTGGGGCTACGACGGCGTCCTCTGGTACGCCGTGCACGAAGGCTACGGCGGACCCGCCGCGTACCAGCGCTTCGTCGACGCCGCCCATGCCGCCGGGTTGGGCGTCATCCAGGACGTGGTCTACAACCACCTCGGCCCCAGCGGGAACTATCTTCCGCGGTTCGGGCCCTACCTGAAGTCGGGGGAGGGCAACACCTGGGGCGACTCGGTGAACCTCGACGGCCCCGGGTCCGACGTCGTGCGCCGCTACATCCTGGACAACGCCGCCATGTGGCTGCGGGACTACCATGTGGACGGGCTGCGGCTCGACGCCGTGCATGCCTTCAAGGACGAGCGGGCTGTCCACCTGCT
This DNA window, taken from Pseudarthrobacter sp. ATCC 49987, encodes the following:
- the glmM gene encoding phosphoglucosamine mutase, translated to MSRLFGTDGVRGLANGLLTAELALQLAQAAAVVLGHGRNTSGTRPRAVVARDPRASGEFIAAAVEAGLSSSGIDVYDAGVLPTPAAAYLVADLDADFGVMISASHNPAPDNGIKFFARGGQKLPDAVEDAIEEQLSKEPFRPIGGEVGRIQRFSDAEDRYIVHLLGTLPHRLDGLKVVLDCAHGAASGCSPQVFKDAGADVIVIGAEPDGLNINDGVGSTHLGPLKQAVLEHGADLGIAHDGDADRCLAVDHEGGEVDGDEIMAILAVALKASGKLKDDVLVATVMSNLGLKIALREAGITLLETGVGDRYVLEGMREGGFNLGGEQSGHVIFADHATTGDGVLTGLQIAAQVALTGRPLKELAAVMTKLPQVLINVRGVDRTRVKGDDAVAEAVALAEAELGDTGRVLLRPSGTEPVVRVMVEAASQETAQDVAERLAQVVRTELALELVAD
- the mscL gene encoding large conductance mechanosensitive channel protein MscL; this encodes MLTGFKNFILKGNVVDLAVAVVIGAAFGAVVTALVQSVLMPFIAGLVGSPNFDSFAVVTLNGNDIKFGVLLTAIVNFLLVAAAIYFVVVVPMNHMIERRNRRLGINADVKEEAAEDPQIALLTEIRDALRTERAR
- a CDS encoding M15 family metallopeptidase; translated protein: MAAETTPGTPGRRAFNRLLLAGTGLAALSACTPEGSGLTPSAPASTSLTSAGNTTTASATPSAGPMPGSPTATAPPAPAPPTAAPAARHSLTDPASPWVVVNKHRPLAPAAFVPADLVQPRVRLATSGEAALLNSTTAGAAEEMFAAAAGGGVVLTLASGYRSFTTQIATYNRWVNTEGQAAADTASARPGYSEHQTGWSFDIGDGSGRDSFTPAFANQPAAVWAKANAHLFGFVVRYPWMFHEITGYYYEPWHLRFVGVEAATDMNTRGVATLEEYFGLEAAPAYL
- the coaA gene encoding type I pantothenate kinase; this translates as MDSSLAGFQDSGRRMNGHNVPPAARTGPTWRPDRTAHFALGPAEGRISRVTLQRNEANGDGVSPFVELDRQTWSRLAAQMEQPLNEEDVLRLRGLGDPLDMKEVREVYLPLSRLLHLYVEAAGQLHAATTTFLGEQTQRTPFVIGVAGSVAVGKSTIARVLREMLRRWPGTPNVELITTDGFLYPLAELKRRQLLERKGFPESYDRRALLRFVSEIKGGAEEVRAPWYSHVTYDIVPGKEVVVRRPDVLIVEGLNVLAPARPRHDGRQGLALSDFFDFSIYVDAKTSYIEEWYVDRFRKLRTTAFAQPDSYFHRYATLSDAEAEQTAREIWKRINEPNLEENVLPTRGRAQLVLTKDSDHSIRRMLLRKV
- the glmS gene encoding glutamine--fructose-6-phosphate transaminase (isomerizing) → MCGIVGYVGHSAGRVNTGHNALDVVLEGLRRLEYRGYDSAGIAVVADGTISSRKKSGKLSNLIAELEANPLPESLTGIGHTRWATHGGPTDRNAHPHLADEGKLAVIHNGIIENFAELKLELVRKGVTFLSETDTEVAAALLGDIYRNQLQGDPSKGGLTKAMQLACQRLEGAFTLLAVHADQPDVVVAARRNSPLVVGLGDGENFLGSDVSGFIDYTRRAVELGQDQIVTITADTVEITDFYGAPAEGKEYHVNWDPASAEKGGFPSFMEKEIHDQPDAVLQTLLGRSDINGKLTLDELRVDPELLKNVDKIIVLACGTSAYAGQVAKYAIEHWCRIPTEVELSHEFRYRDPIVDENTLIVSISQSGETMDTLMAVRYAKEQGAKTVSICNTNGSTIPRESDAVLYTHAGPEIAVASTKAFLAQITAAYLLGLYLAQLRGNKFQGEIKDILADLNKIPAKIQQILDNEAQIKELGQSMADAKSVLFLGRHVGFPVAMEGALKLKELAYIHAEGFAAGELKHGPIALIEEGQPVFVVVPSPRGRDSLHAKVVSNIQEVRARGAKTIVIAEEGDEAVKAYAEHVFYIPETPTLLAPLLSTVPLQIFALALASAKGYDVDQPRNLAKSVTVE
- a CDS encoding holo-ACP synthase, producing MIVGIGVDVVDIERFGRQLERTPGLRDRLFVPAERELNTRSLAARFAAKEAVAKVLGAPAGMNWQDCWIGLDQNGPTVQVKGTVLAVAESKGVKRWHLSMSHDGGIATATVIAEG
- a CDS encoding NAD(P)H-hydrate epimerase; translation: MISAYTGTQVRTAEEPFLLEDGVGAVLMQRAAYGLANAVVREVRARGGRLYGASVTVLAGKGNNGGDGLFAAAMLARRGMRTTAVLTAGEAHPDGLAAFQAAGGRVLRLTPENVAVAAAAAAGAGVVIDAVLGTGAQGGLRGPAAALIDALTGAPGHSHSGLVVACDIPSGVDADTGVAHAPVLGADITVTFGAAKAGLLADPGADFAGRVQVIPIGIEAALAEPALRRFEAEDLSALLPHPARRSHKYSRGVLGVVAGSQQYPGAAVLACRGALASGVGMVRYLGPPDVADLVRRSCPEVVCGSGSAADTHVQAWLLGPGLDEQAHEQLARVRDAAATGLPVVADAGALPALPLALAPQFVLTPHAGELAALLARYGAEPGRPEVEDATLAAVRRAGELTGATVLLKGATTLVAAPSGTVFSQAEATPWLATAGSGDVLAGVLGSLLAQLAGNSGAFAAYGIPAADRWAAIAALAASVHGRAGSRASRGGPVTASDVAKSVREVMTKV